The genomic DNA TCCGAGCCGTAAAGCTTGGCCAGCGCGGCCTCGATCCGGATATCGGTGCGGCCGGCGTCGGCGAGCTCACTGGCCAGCTCGACCATCGACTCGATTCCGTAGGCGGTGGCCGCGATGAACGCCACCTTGCCGGCCACCGCGTCGTGCTCACCCACCGGCCGGCCCCATTGGACGCGCTCCTTCGACCATTCCCTGGCGATCTTCAGACACCACTTCGCCGTGCCGGTACACACCGCCGGAAGCGACAACCGTCCGACGTTGAGCGTGGTCAGGGCGATCTTAAGGCCTTCGCCTTCGCGCCCGATACGGTTCGCCGCAGGCACCCGCACGTCGGTCAGCTTGGTCAGGCCGTTCTCGATTCCGCGTAGCCCCATGAATGCATTGCGGTTGGTGACGACGATGCCAGGGGTATCCGCGTCGACGACGAACGCGGTGATGCCACCCTTGTGCCCGTCGCTCGCGGGCACCTGGGCCATCACCACCAGCAGGTCGGCGATGACTCCGTTGGTGGTCCACAGTTTGACCCCGTTGAGCAGGTAGTCGTCGCCGTCGGGGGTGGCTGTGGCGTGCAACCGGGCCGGGTCACTGCCCACATCGGGCTCGGTGAGCAGGAATGCGCTGATCTCCCGCGTGCACCGAGGCAGCCAGGTCTGCTTCTGCTCGGCCGTCCCGAACATCGACACCGGCTGCGGTACGCCGATCGACTGGTGTGCGGACAACAATGCGCCCAGTGCGGGATGGACCGAGCCGACCAGGGCGAGCGCCTTGTTGTAGTAGACCTGCGACAGACCGAGCCCGTCGTACTCGGTGGAGATTTTCATGCCAAACGTGCCGAGTGCCTTCAATCCCTGGATGACCTTGTCGGGGATCTGCGCATCGCGTTCGATGACCGCGGCGTCGATCTGGGTCTCGCAGAACTGCCGGAGCTTGGACAGGAATGCCTCACCCCGCTCCGTCGCCTCGGCCGGACCGCGCGGGTGCGGATGGACCAGGTCCAGCCGCAGTCTGCCGAGGAACAGTTCCTTGCCGAAGCTGGGCTGGTGCCACTGCGCTTCCCGCGCATCCTCGGCGACCTGCCTGGCCTGTCGTTCGTTGACTTCTCCGGTGGCGGTCATCGCCTGCCTCCATACGTCGGACCCGGTGGTGGCATACCCGCGCAAAATTTCGCCGAAACGGCATTCCAGCAGGCTGCCTCTCGCACTTCTTCTGCCGGAATGCCGTTTCGGCGGGGAAGGAATCGTCTGATTACACTTACCGTAAGTGCAACAGTGAGGAGCCGCGTTGATCAAGGTCATGCAGGGCGTGCGAGTGCTCGAGGTCGCGCAGTTCACCTTCGTACCGGCGGCGGGGGCCATCCTCGCCGACTGGGGTGCCGACGTCATCAAGGTCGAGCACCCCGTGCGCGGGGACACCCAGCGTGGGTTCATCAACATGGGCGGGTTCCAACTCGACCCGAACCGGCATCCGCTCATCGAGCACCCCAACCGCGGCAAGCGCAGCGTCGGTATCGACGTCTCGACCCCCGGCGGGCAGGAGGTGCTGTACGAGATCGCGAAGACGGCAGATGTCTTCCTGACCAATTACCTTCCCGCCCAACGGCAGAAGAACAAGTTCGATGTCGAGCACATCCGGGCGGTGAATCCGAACATCATCTACGCCCGCGGCAGCGCGTACGGCGACAAGGGTTCGGAGCGTGATACCGGCGGCTTCGACGGCACCGCTTTCTGGACCCGCAGCGGTGTCGGTCATGCGCTCACCCCCGAGGCAATCAACGGTGCACTGTCCCAGGGCATTCCGGCGTTCGGCGATTCGATCGGCGGGATGAACATCGCCGGGGGTATTTCCGCAGCCCTGTTCCACCGCGAGCGGACCGGAGAAACCTCCGAGATCGACGTGTCGCTGCTGAGCACGGCGTGGTGGGCGGCCGGCGCCAGCGTCACCCAGGGCATGGAGACCGGTGAGACGATGCGCTCGCTGATGCCCGATGACGCGACCTCGGTGAACCCGTTCATGGCCAATTACCGGACTTCCGACGGCGGCACCATCAACCTGTGCATCGTCAGCCCGACCGGCTACATCCGCGACGCCTTCGAACATCTCGGTCTGCCCGAGCTGGCCGATGACCCGCGGTTCTCCGATGTGCTGCCGCTGATCGAAAACGCCTCGGAGGGCGTCGAACTCATCGCACAGGCGATCGGCAGCAAGCCGTTCGAGTACTGGCGTCAGCATCTCAAGACGATGAAGGGCCAGTGGGCGCCGTTCCAGAGCCTGGTCGACCTCGCCGGCGATGACCAGGCCGTGGCCAACGACATGGTCGTTGAGGTGGAGGCCGCCGACGGGGGCAAGCCGTTCCGGGTCGTGCGCGGGCCGGTGCAGTTCAATCACGAACCGCTGGAGACCACCCGGGCACCCCAGGCCTCCGAGCACACCGAGATCGTGTTGATGGAGCTCGGCATCGACTGGGACCGGATCGAAGAACTCAAGGACTCGGGAGCGATCGCCTGAGCTAGTTGCAACCGCCTGCGTGGACCCACCGGCCGTTGTAGCCGATGCAGCCGCTGACGTTCGAACCCGGCGGGGGCGGCGGCGGTGGCACGTCCTCCGGGAGCGGGGCGTAGTAGGCCGGCGGCGGCACGTACGGGGCAACGGCGTCGGCGACGTTCACGCACCCGCCGACCGAGATCCGGCGTCCGGCACTGGCGCACACGTCGGCGTTGGCGGTCCCCGCCGGGGCGGCCAGGACGATGGCGCCGGGCAGGGCGGTGAAGGCGAGCACGACCGTGGCCGCGCGGAGCCATGATGACCGAGGCATGGGGATGTTCATCATTGTCCTAACGGCTGATCAGGTGGCTTGATCCCGCAGCGGGCGCGAAAGTCGGTCAGCGGCTGACGGATTCCGACCAGGTCGGCGTGCGCTTGGGGGTTGGCGTCGAAGAAGGTCCGGGTCGCGTCCGGCACTTCTTCCTGTGGGCGGCCGTGCAGATTTGTGTAGAAATCGTTGACGTCCGGATGGGTCCACAAGTATGTGGACGTCGCGGCGGCGACCCCGGAGGCGATTCCGGCGAGATCGGCGGCCGTGCAATTGGGCGGGCGCGGGGGAGGCTCGGCCGCCGCTGTCGCGGGGCTGAACAGACCGACTACTACCCCGACGGCACCGGCGGCGAACGCCGGCACCATTCCGTAGCGCGCGGTGGTCAGTGTGCGGGACACAGCGGGACTCCTTCCCGAGGCGGGCAGGTGCCGATTGCATCGCCCGGCGGGCCGAACTTTAGCAGGTGGGACGGGGTGTGTGCGACGAATCGTTCGCGCGGCAAGGACGTGGTTTGCCTTGACGTATCAGCGTTTAGGGTCGCGGCAGATACGCGAGCCCAAGATAGCCACCGGCAGTCACGAAAGTCCGGTGACAGGGATACGCCACCAATAGCGAAACGGCTGCCAGACCAAGTCTGGCAGCCGTTTCGGTATCTGTCTGGTGTGCGTAAGAACTAGATGCGCACCGCCCGGTGGCGATGACGAAGCAGGCGGGTCAACCAGCGGACATCGATCAACATTGCGTTGGCCTTTCTCTCAGGCGCTCTTGGTAAGCAGGGGTAGCAACCGGCGGCGTGCCGTGTTGCCTTCGGCGAAGTGATGCAGGGCTTCTGGCACCGACGAGCTGAGCGGGACGCCCACCTCCTGGTGGTGGATCTCGGCGACGACGGACTGGCTGGCGATTGCCGCCCAGTCCACACCGAGTGCGCCGCATCGTTCGTCGATGTCGTAGAACAGTGAGATCGCCTGTGGTGCAAAGCTGTTGACGCCACTCAGATCGAGCGCCAGCGGCTTCTCCGCAAGAATGAATCGATTCACATACGACGCGATCTGGTCGATGTTGTTGCTGTCGATATCTCCCTTGACGGTCACCACTGTCGCCAGCTGGCGGCACTGCGCGCGCATCGATGCGCCTTCGCAGATAACTGCCGAGTTCCCGTACCGAAAGTGTCGATCCAATGCCGGGGTGTTGTTCGTGATTGCCATGATCAGCCTCCCGCCGTCTTTCCTGAGCTCTGGCTGAGCTCCGTCGCGTCAACCTGTTCATGACGTTATGCGGGCAATCTAAGGCGGCTGGGTGCCAGCGTTAATACTTTGCTAAGAACCCAACGGATCTACCCGCCGGTAGGGTCCTCCACGATCAACACGTCCAGAGTTCGGGGCCCGTGGACGCCTTCCACACGCTGCAGCTCGATGTCACTGGTGGCGCTGGGGCCGGAAATGAAGGTCAATGGCCTGGTCGCCGCCAGCTCGGCGAATGCCTGGGGCACGGTGTCGACGATCTGCTGTGCACGGACCACACAAAGGTGATGGTCGGGCACCAGGGTCAGCGTCCGCCGCCCCTGCCCGGGGCCCGCGTCCAGCACGATGGTGCCAGTCGCGGCGATCCCCAGCGCGCATCCGGTCAGCACCGCGTCGGCTCGATCGAGTTGCTCGACACCCAGTGCCGGCGCGTCGGGGACCGTCGTCAGCCCGGTCACCCACTCCGGCGGCAGATCGGCCGGGATGACCACGGTGGCCTCCGGGCCGACCAGTCCGAGGACAGTCGACGCGATCGCGTCGACCCCGATGCGATGGACCCGCGCCCGGTACTCGGCGACTGTCTCGGCGAACCGCTCGACGTCGCCGGCGCCGGTCAGTGGCTCACGGTGGTAGTCCCTCGGTACCGTCACCGCCTGCGGCGGTGCGGCGGCCAGGGCGCCGCGGATCCGGCCGAGCACCGTGGCCCGGGCTGCGTCGGGGGTCGGGCCGGTCACCCGCGGCCTCCCTCATGGGTTCGGTTCCACCACTGCCGGAACGTCTCGGCGGGCGGCTCGGGAATGTCACGGCTCGCCGTCCACTTGGAGGCGGGCCAGGGCAGCGCCGAGATGCGGTGATCGCGCCCGGCGATCAGTCGCCCGGCGCCCAGCACCTTTTCCGCCAGCGCGAACCGGCCCGCGCCGGACATCGCCCAGCCCGCGGCTTTCATCGCGAGATCCTGCCC from Mycobacterium sp. DL440 includes the following:
- a CDS encoding CaiB/BaiF CoA-transferase family protein gives rise to the protein MQGVRVLEVAQFTFVPAAGAILADWGADVIKVEHPVRGDTQRGFINMGGFQLDPNRHPLIEHPNRGKRSVGIDVSTPGGQEVLYEIAKTADVFLTNYLPAQRQKNKFDVEHIRAVNPNIIYARGSAYGDKGSERDTGGFDGTAFWTRSGVGHALTPEAINGALSQGIPAFGDSIGGMNIAGGISAALFHRERTGETSEIDVSLLSTAWWAAGASVTQGMETGETMRSLMPDDATSVNPFMANYRTSDGGTINLCIVSPTGYIRDAFEHLGLPELADDPRFSDVLPLIENASEGVELIAQAIGSKPFEYWRQHLKTMKGQWAPFQSLVDLAGDDQAVANDMVVEVEAADGGKPFRVVRGPVQFNHEPLETTRAPQASEHTEIVLMELGIDWDRIEELKDSGAIA
- a CDS encoding STAS domain-containing protein; the protein is MAITNNTPALDRHFRYGNSAVICEGASMRAQCRQLATVVTVKGDIDSNNIDQIASYVNRFILAEKPLALDLSGVNSFAPQAISLFYDIDERCGALGVDWAAIASQSVVAEIHHQEVGVPLSSSVPEALHHFAEGNTARRRLLPLLTKSA
- a CDS encoding lactate utilization protein C, which translates into the protein MTGPTPDAARATVLGRIRGALAAAPPQAVTVPRDYHREPLTGAGDVERFAETVAEYRARVHRIGVDAIASTVLGLVGPEATVVIPADLPPEWVTGLTTVPDAPALGVEQLDRADAVLTGCALGIAATGTIVLDAGPGQGRRTLTLVPDHHLCVVRAQQIVDTVPQAFAELAATRPLTFISGPSATSDIELQRVEGVHGPRTLDVLIVEDPTGG
- a CDS encoding heme-binding protein, which translates into the protein MVPAFAAGAVGVVVGLFSPATAAAEPPPRPPNCTAADLAGIASGVAAATSTYLWTHPDVNDFYTNLHGRPQEEVPDATRTFFDANPQAHADLVGIRQPLTDFRARCGIKPPDQPLGQ
- a CDS encoding acyl-CoA dehydrogenase family protein encodes the protein MTATGEVNERQARQVAEDAREAQWHQPSFGKELFLGRLRLDLVHPHPRGPAEATERGEAFLSKLRQFCETQIDAAVIERDAQIPDKVIQGLKALGTFGMKISTEYDGLGLSQVYYNKALALVGSVHPALGALLSAHQSIGVPQPVSMFGTAEQKQTWLPRCTREISAFLLTEPDVGSDPARLHATATPDGDDYLLNGVKLWTTNGVIADLLVVMAQVPASDGHKGGITAFVVDADTPGIVVTNRNAFMGLRGIENGLTKLTDVRVPAANRIGREGEGLKIALTTLNVGRLSLPAVCTGTAKWCLKIAREWSKERVQWGRPVGEHDAVAGKVAFIAATAYGIESMVELASELADAGRTDIRIEAALAKLYGSEMTWLIADELVQIRGGRGFETAESLAARGERGVPVEQVLRDMRINRIFEGSTEIMHLMLAREAVDAHLSVAGDIIDPDADFKHKARAAAQAGKFYARWLPTLVTGKGQLPTSFTEFGVLGEHLRYVERASRKLARSTFYAMSRWQGKLEHKQRFLGRIVDIGAELFAMTAACVRAHNDAPDSAVELADAFCRQSRVRAERLFTELWDNSDDSDRTLAHDVLGSRYTWLEAGIIDPSIEGPWIAQEGGDVTEDVHRVIR